A window of the Citrus sinensis cultivar Valencia sweet orange chromosome 9, DVS_A1.0, whole genome shotgun sequence genome harbors these coding sequences:
- the LOC127899848 gene encoding receptor-like protein EIX2 → MTYERFSNPTIGVAKSFLVAPRTGIYYKYLVNLLLTSKGSENEYKSTLGLVRCLDLSSNKLDGAIPEEIMDLVGLIALNLSRNHLTGPITPKIGELTSLDFLDLSRNLFSGSIPCSLSQLSGLGVLDLSYNNLSGKIPSGTQLQSFNASVYAGNLELCGLPLANMCLDEESTPGPGTDDDSDTLEDEDDQFITLGFYVSSILSFFVGFWGVSGTLMLNRSWSYGYFNFLTGMKDWVSVISAVNISKLQRKFRN, encoded by the coding sequence ATGACCTATGAAAGATTTTCCAATCCTACCATTGGGGTTGCCAAATCCTTCTTAGTTGCCCCTCGAACTGGAATTTACTATAAATATTTGGTCAATTTACTGTTGACTTCGAAAGGAAGTGAAAATGAGTACAAAAGTACTTTGGGACTCGTAAGGTGTCTTGACCTTTCGAGTAACAAATTAGATGGAGCAATTCCTGAAGAGATTATGGATCTTGTGGGGTTGATTGCCTTAAACCTTTCAAGAAACCATTTAACCGGACCAATCACTCCGAAGATTGGTGAGTTAACATCATTGGATTTCCTGGATTTGTCTAGAAATCTGTTTTCTGGAAGTATTCCGTGTAGCCTCTCTCAGTTAAGTGGTCTTGGTGTCTTGGACTTGTCGTACAACAACTTGTCAGGAAAAATCCCATCAGGCACTCAGCTCCAAAGCTTCAATGCTTCAGTGTACGCTGGAAATCTTGAACTTTGTGGCCTTCCACTCGCAAATATGTGTCTGGATGAAGAATCAACTCCAGGTCCAGGCACAGACGATGATTCAGACACTCTAGAAGATGAGGACGATCAGTTTATAACTCTCGGATTTTACGTGAGCTCGATTCTTAGTTTCTTTGTTGGATTCTGGGGAGTCAGCGGAACTTTAATGCTGAATAGGTCGTGGAGTTATGGTTACTTCAACTTCCTGACTGGTATGAAAGATTGGGTCTCTGTGATATCGGCTGTGAATATTTCCAAACTGCAAAGAAAGTTTAGGAACTAA